The region CCGCACCCGACAGCAGGATGTCGTCGTTGCCGTTCTGGAACCCGCGCAGGAAGACGACGCCTTTCCCGTCCGGGGAGAACGTCGCGCACGTCTCGTCCTCGCGCGTCTCGGTCAGGCGGGTGACGCCCGTGCCGTCGGCGTTCATGACGTAGACGTCGAACGCGCGGGGGTCGTCGCGCAGGGAGTTGAACACGATCTTCGCCCCGTCCGGCGACCAGTGCGGGTGGATGTCCCGCGCCGGGTGCTGCGTCACGGCGCGAACCCCGCCGCCGTCGGCGTGCATCAGGTAGATCTCGTCGTTCCCCGACATGGCGGAGTAGAAGACGATCCTCGATCCGTCGGGGGAGAACGACGGGTTCCGGCAGTCGGAGAGGGTCGGCGTCAGGTCGCGGACGCCGGAGCCGTCCGGGTTCATCAGGTACAGGTGCCACTCCCCGGTGCGGTTCGACTGGAAGACGATCTTCGAGCCGTCGGGGGACCACGCGGGGAACGCGTTCTCGATTCCGGTGATCGGCTGGGGGGCGCCCGTTCCGATCTGGGCGCCGACGGCGAGCAGGAGTCCGGCGAGTGCGAGCATCAGGGCACCTCCGATCGGGCCTCTTATCACCGATCCGACCGCTCCGGACGGTCGATGCCGTGAGAACGCCCGACGGAGAGTAGGATCCGCGCGTGACGCCGCCACCCTCCGCCCCGACGGGGACCTTCGGCCCGATGGAGAGGGACCTTCGCGCCCTCGCCGTCGGGATCGTGCCCGAGATCGCCCGCCTCGACGACGCGGGTTGGCGCGCGGTGGCGACGGTCGTGGAGGAGGCGCTCGCCTCGCGCCCCGCCCCCCTGCGTCGCAAGCTCCTCCTCTTCGTTCGGGTGCTGGGGTGGATTTCCGTCGCACGGTACGCAGCGCGGCCCGCGTCCCTCGACGCGGTCCGCCTCGGTCGGCTGCTCGCCTCCGTCGAGCGCTCGCGCCTGCTCCTGCTCCGTCGCGGATTCTGGGGGCTTCGCACCCTCGTGTTCATGGGGTATTGGACGCGGCCGGAATCGGCGGCGGCGATCGGCTACCGGGCCCGGCCCGAGGGCTGGGAGGCGCGCCGGTGAACGAGCGGGATTACGACGTCGTCGTCGTCGGCTCCGGCGCCGGCGGTGGCACCGTGGCGCAGGCCCTGGCGCCGATGGTCGCCGACGGGCTGCGCGTTGCGCTCTTCGAGAAGGGACCGCGCCTGCGCGACGACGAGTTCACCGGGCGCGAGATCGAGATGGCGTCCGCGCTCTACGAGGACGGCGGCGGCTTCCTGACCGCCGACGGGACGCTGACCCTCGCCCTGGGCTCGGCGTACGGCGGCTCCACGGTCGTCTACACCGGAACGTCGCTCACCGCCCCCGAGCGGGTGATCCGCGGCTGGGGGGTTCCCGGCCTCGACCACGCGGACGTCGTCGCCCGGTCGCGCCGCTACGCGGACGAGAACAACGTCCACCTCCTCCCCGACGACGAGATCAACGACAACAACCGCCTCTTCGTCGAAGGATGCCGGGGCGCC is a window of Candidatus Polarisedimenticolaceae bacterium DNA encoding:
- a CDS encoding DPP IV N-terminal domain-containing protein: MLALAGLLLAVGAQIGTGAPQPITGIENAFPAWSPDGSKIVFQSNRTGEWHLYLMNPDGSGVRDLTPTLSDCRNPSFSPDGSRIVFYSAMSGNDEIYLMHADGGGVRAVTQHPARDIHPHWSPDGAKIVFNSLRDDPRAFDVYVMNADGTGVTRLTETREDETCATFSPDGKGVVFLRGFQNGNDDILLSGADLREGTNLSASPHANEGWPSFSPDGRRILFSSNRTGVMVVYVVNVDGTELRALTDGMATGEDARAVWSPDGTRIAFTRRRGRSMDIWVMPVSG